DNA sequence from the Liolophura sinensis isolate JHLJ2023 chromosome 1, CUHK_Ljap_v2, whole genome shotgun sequence genome:
agttttacttgtttttttgcATGGAAAAAAGATATACCTCACTGCTGCACCGAAGTGGGACGATTTCCTCTCTAGTTGCAAGGGGTCATTTgtcgcttatacgatggcgatcgGTTTTATTCGTGCGGTTCCCGGGGCTAtttaaaccactgatctttggtaAGTTATCTGCCCACGGCCGGAATTGAACCCTCATCCCATGTGTTCCAGCAGAAAATGTCATTGACAACATTGACAACATAATTCCcgatatgaaataaaataaggaTTTTATCAATTCTGGAAGGCACAATCCCCAAAAGTCATTTGGATGGTACTTCTTCACGTTTATTTTTGCAGGTGTGTTTGGTGGATCTACTCAGTAATGAGTTGTCTCAGACGGAAAATGAGCTAAAGAAGGAGTTTGGTGAGGATAGGGTGGCAACGTCTGTCGCCGACGTAACCAAGGAGGAGCAATTCACGGGTAAGAACTGGACAAATCCAAATCCTGGGACAGTTAGTCGAAGGCGAAATTTGGAGCAAGAGTGTTAAACTTGCTACAAATGTCCCTTGCAAAGGACATTTTGtgttctgatttatttatttatttatttgattggtgttttacgccgcactcatgtgtatttcacctgtaccacggcgaccagcattatggtgggagataaCAGCGCAaagccctgggggaaactctTGCTCTATTTTAGCTTCCCGTAATTAGCAATGTCTTCACTTACCTTCGATTCTGCAAAGATCAATTTCATACTGGctaaaaatttgatttgaaccAAGGGAGCTAACTCTTTCGGACGCCTTTCAAATTGGCGGTCTAAAGATTTCTAAATCTTGCTTTTACAGTAACTTAAAAACTATATTCAAACTATAAGCGCCGTTGAAAAGTTAACATGGCTTTTAAATGGCGGTGATAGTTTCCAGACTCAGAACCCAGACGCGCCCAAGAACATTATTCAGAAGATCCGTCTAATctgttttaatcattttttctATATCCTTCATACAAGCCGCCCAATATGAAAATTGGCAGATTGTCGTTACCTTGCCATGAAACGACCTCACCGCATAGGGCTAAGATTCTGTTCTAATCTATTAGTAATTTTTCCGTACAGAGGTCCACATACTCCACTACTCGACCATAGCACTACAGATTTTCATATTCTTTTCGTGTTTTAGGAACGATTGACTCACTTGCGTTTGTTGTGAAAGGTTAGGTAGAGGGGAAAATGAACCTTTGGACCTCGCGGGCTGATTAACTGCGGGGAAACTTCATTCCAGCGTTCCAGCATTATCATTCCAGCGTTCCAGCATTATCATCTCTGTACTATAATGGCTTTGTAATAAGTTTCAGAGCTGTCACTTTCCTTCCACATTGTATTCTAAATGGAATGTATGCCTTGCCTTACAATTCATCTATTTTTATGAACCCAGCATCATTTGAACAGACACTTTTGAAGTTTGGGAAACTTGATATCCTGGTGAACAACGCGGGCATATTGAACGAAAAACGCTGGGAAGCCATGCTGGACGTCAACCTGGTAGGTGTActatcatttctttttttgttcagattaCTTAGTCAAGTATTATGTTAAAAGACACTCACTGCGTTTGGAAACGGACAACGGTTTTGGAAATTAAACGGTCTTTCGATTCTTGACCTAAATGGAACACCTTTTCATGGTCTACACGTCGCATTTGAATCTTGAATTCATATATCTCTTTGAAGAATCGTTAGTTCCAGGTTTTTGCGTAGATTGTAACGGGGCGGCGGCACGGAgatgtttttgttgatttatttccaGAGTGTATAGTTTACTGTAGGAGAGCTTTGAGACAGGAGACCCCAATTAAGGGCAAGAATATCCCGTCTTCGTATCCAAGACGCGATACGAATGCAACTTTGTTCCTCAAATGAAGGATACAAATGGAAACCCCTGCAACAtataaacagaatacatgtatactccaaAATCACAATCCACGACATTATCGATTAGACCGGTATTACCAGTGAACAAAATAAAGTGGATTACAATAGTCAACCAGATAAGATAAAGATGCAAATCAAGCTGAAAGCAATATGAAACTATAGTTATTGTGACGGATTACAAGAATAGTACACCGTGTAACGACTATCCAATCTTCCTAACAATAGCAATCGCAACCGCAACTAAATACACTCAGATGTGATAAAGTAGAATTTAATATACCCAAAGCCAATCCTCACTACAAGTTCAAATACAAATTCGGTCCATAGCCCTCTATTTGCCAAAATCAGTACACCAACCAAACACACCACAAGACGACGGCCTGGCCTATCCGACGATTGCGGACACCAACCTCAGAATACCGACAGTGCTGCAATGTCCTCAAAAGGCTTAAATTACCACAGCCTTATATAAACTACACGACCTAACTACTCTGCGCACGAGCCTATGAAATAATCCTGTAATTTAGCGCACTACTGTTGACAATGTATTGTTTAATTTAACGTAAACAAGAAATAATTATCCAAACTATACAATATTCTTTCATCGAGTAAAGCACAGTGTCCGTGCCCGACACTTAACGCGACATCAATTCAACCGGTATAGAACCACATTCCAGCGCTGAAGCAGCTAGTATGATAGCAATACCAATTCAGCTGACAAGCCACACACAACCACTCACAAACATTACCATATGAATAAACAGTAACTACGTTTACGGTACCCGACATGCACCCCGATTTTTTGTCAAGCAACTCAAATGACACCAACCTACATGTCCAATAAAACCGATTTCGGCAAGTGATAAAGGTTATGATGCATCCCTTTTATTGTGTGAGAAGAGCGGCGCAAAGGAGGAGTCACGTCAGCTGCAGCCGACGGAACGTCTCGTAATGGCGAATCCAATCTAAACGTTAAATCTAGACAAGACTCCTCAGGACTTCTATCACCTGCAACATCTCCAGTACCATCGCTTGGATTGCCCACCAACGCCTCATCGATCATTGGAAGAGCATCAAAGTTACCCACCTCACCCTGCCTTGGATCTGGCACCAACAACTGTGTATTCAcaccttttttctttcttccaaaAATAAGTCTAATGCCGTAAACGTCCTCATTTTTATCTGCAAAGATCGCTACACACGGTTGTGTATGGAAACGGTCTGCAACCTTGTGAGGACCTTTAAAAGCACAACGCTTCAAAAATACTCTGGACCCAATGACCAGTGGTACAGCAAAGGCCTTTCTGTCGTATCTGCGTTTATCTGCTTCTACTAAACATTCTTTCTCGCGCGGACAACACCATGTCCTATCTGCAACAGCTCTGCTTACTCATCGACAAAATCAATTTTCCATGACAACGTTGTGTTGCGTTGCTATTAAGTGGTCTATCGGCAACATCGCCCGTCGGCCGAACATAAGGGCTATTCCAGTAACTTTATGGGGTGTAATGTTACACACAAACGCCAAGTGGGGCAATAAATCCGGTCAATGTCGCCTAAATTCACTACCAACCGAGCGTATCAACGCACACAACTTTTAATAAACTTGTTCAGTCTGTGCGTTACCCTGGGATGATACGGGATAGTTGATGTTTCCTACACTCCATAGAATTTACACAGCTCCTTGATCAgcaaactttcaaagtttctaccCTTGTCTGAATGAAGTCTACATGGTAACCCATATTGAGAAAACCATCGATCTCTCTATACTCTAGGAATGCTCGAAGCAGTCTGATCCTGAAATATCTTTGCATCCTCTTTTACCTTCGCCAATCTTAAGAAAATCAGCAGGCACTAACTCCAAGGGTCTGAATGTTAAAAGATGCCTCATAGATTGCCGCACATGGGAAAATATTGGGAGTTTAGTTTCAACACATTTGACTTACCTACGTACATATTCCTTCACCTGTCGAAACATTCTTGGCCAAAACACCTAAATTTCAATAAACTAAGTGTGTGGTTCTGACCTTGATGACCCTATTTGTCATGCGCATGCTGCAACATTGTCTTTCTGAAAGAATAATGGACTGACAGTTGCCGTACCCGCTCTACAACCGGATCCTGGTGTTCCCGATACAAAATAACCTCGAATTTTACTAAACCTTGCCGTACACGCACTCAACCTGAAACCGGTATCTGGCTTCCATCCTGCTTTCCATAGTCGCCATAACACCGCCATCTCCTCATCGGCACGTTGTATAATGACTAACTGCTAAAAACTGTAAGCTGGCAACATAGAAGATGGTACATTTTCCTTGCTCTTTTCAGGGATGCACACCTGTTTCTCCGACATGCTAGCCCCCAGTACCTGACACACCACTGAAACGTCCTGAACAGCACTCACATATGACGGACACCTACTTGACCCATCTGCACCCTGGTTAGCCCTACCACTACGGTACCTTATTTCACGGTCAAAAGGAGTTAATTGACCAACCCAACGCTCCTCGCATGCACCGAGTCTTGTAGTCTTCAAATGAGAGAGAGGACCTAGCAAATAATCTCTAAATTTGAGCCAAGAACTCAATCTTAAAACCTGAAAAATCAGAATATCTGTTCTCTGCTCCTCTAAGATCTCAACTAGCGTAAGCCACCTGACTGAAATGTCCCTTCTTATCATATTAACACAACAAGCTCCCAGCCTTTTCAGATGCGTTTATCTTCTAAACCAAAACTTTAGATACATGAAAAACTGGTGCTTTATTTGCTCCACTATCGTCTGGAACGTATTTGGACTGGTGAATTCAAACAATCCCCATGTCATCCCCTAAAACATCACCTAAATTCTGCATCTTGTATCGAATCTGCGTGCATTGTCACCTAGAAATAGCCATGTTTTAGAATAAGTCTGGACAATTTCCGATCACACCCTTAAGCGCTTCTAGCATATCTTGAATTCGAGGCAGCAGAAAAGCGTCTTTCATTGTTTTTGAAATAAGAGACGATAATCTAGATGTACATTTAAAGAAGAATCTTTTTCTTTTGAAGGACCAAGTAGTTAGCATGGGGactgtttgattttttaataCTACCACTATCCAAcattttttgtaattcataTTTCACGGCAACAACAAAATGCGGCGGGATACGCCGATAAGGGAGACTAATTAGatgaacatcaatcaaatgaatgtcaTATGGAATTAGGTTGCACTCCCCTAAATCGTAGTCACCCTTTGAGAAAACatgctttaaaattatttaagcCGCTAACAGGGCGTCATCATTGTTTTCAGACCTAACCCTATAGGGAAGATGTATATTTCCCCGTTCAGAAAACTGAACTGTTCCCTATCTACGTGGTCACATTCGATATCCTCTAATTCCATTGGCAATGTATTATCGCTCAAATCACTGACTTCATCTGGTTCTGTTTTATCCTCCTTCACCGGAACCGAGATACCATCCGCACAACCAACCGACACATGTTCCTCCAGCTAATTTCACAAATAGTAGCCAACTTAGTATAAGCTGAAATCAACGACTCATCGCTGCAATTGTTCGTCAGAAGAATGCCAGTCAGGTCGTTTGTGTTTTCTTGAACACCATCATCTACAATACAGAAGACACCAGCTTCACAGACTAAGCCTGCTGATTGTTCAGGTGATAATAACACTGGTCTAAAAACCTTCCGGTTTCCGGTGACTTCAATACACGGCCATCCGCTCCCACCCATACGGGCTGAACTGCATACACATGCCCAGACCTCAATCCACTGGCGCCCTCATCCACGACACACTCACACTCTGATGGAGATGAACTATTCGCTACACTGGATTCCCAGCCGTTTACTGTATCACGGAGAACGCTAATCTTTATTCAGAGTCAACATTCCTTTAAACTGCGCCATTAACTTATGTAACACATTATAACCTATGGGAGTATCGGTGGTTCGGTCCTATGTTCagatttcttttaataaaaaagGTGACCTTGACTAAATGCATCAGTTGGGACAGTCAAACACCCCTCAGTGGGTACCTTTAACTCATTAACACCAGGAGCCTTTACAAAGTCACTCATGAGCTTGAGTTTACTTACTACTTCCTTCAAGTATTGTGATAAAATGGAGCAAATCAACTGGAACCGATTTTTTAGCGCCCATATCTACTTATATTTGCAACAAATCTCTGTAATATTACCCTTTTTCTTACAATAAAAACAGGTGGGTGGCTTTCGTCTCTCGTCTCGTATATGTTTAGTTCCTCTTTCCTTGGACTGCGTCTTGTGACAAGCTGGTTATGTAATACTCGTGTATAACATGGAAAAAAATGGccagtccagcttggaccttaATCGCCATTCCTCGCTGGAAAACGTTCCCCTCGGTTATACTGCCCTGCATGACTCCTTCGTTTAAGTCGTCACAATGTCTGCAGTGGGTATTGACCTATCAGGTTCTGCATTCCATCTACATACCGTTGGCTCGGTTACAGCTTGAGGTCGGGGGATTTGCTACATACTTATAAAAAGTAGATTCTACCGGGCTGTATACAGTTCCCTTTAATCACCAATATAaatcgaaataaataaataaataaaatggctaCATGCAATAACTTTTATTTTACTGTGCTTTGGAAGGAAGCGAGAATATAGTCCAGTGTTATGCCTTAAATCAAATTACATTGACTTTATCTGTTCTTCTCCCTAGGGAGGAACTATCCGCGGCACACTCCTGGCCATGAAGTTCATGAACCCGGAGGCTGGCGGTGTTGTTGTCAACGTAGCATCTAACGCAGGTGAGGCAagaaatttacatgcattttttttttatctatgaGTCATTTAGGACATCACACAAAGAACTGAATAATTCGTTAGTCCCTGAAAAAATTTTGCACCTAATAAAATGTCGATTAAGCTGTGTTATTTGCTAACTAAATCCACGCTGTTTGGGGCTGTGAGTTCAGTCTGCGTTTGCTGTACATTTACGAGTCGAACTCTCTaatcgttaaaggtaaaaaggTCCAATCATATACAATGTGATACATCAGAATGTTAAGCAACTGGTTTTTTATTGCATTTACTCTAACATGAGTGTCTTGAAAAAAACTTCACAACATGTTCGACGAACGATGAATAAAACTGAGGCGTTTGTGAAGTTAAAAAGTTCCTTAAGAAAAGAGGGCTATTTGTTTCCCCTGAGTACAGCGAGGCATATCAAAAAAATTTGCCTAACAATTCACATGATAAAGTAGAACGTTTTTTAACTTAATGAGGATAAATGAGTTCGATTTAAAACTGCTCTTCtcaaatgatgatttttttctatgtttcaTTTATTGGATTGACGTTTAAACTACGGTGTTCAGGGTTTTGAGCTGCAAACCGCGTAACTTGAAGCCCTTGTCAAGGAGCTGGTTTTCTCAGTGACCAAATCCGATTGGCTTTAGGAAGAACACATGTGATGAATGCTTTCTTCATCAGTGTAGATGATGAGAGTTACGTTTATTCTTCTTCAGCTATATTTCCAACTGCAGGCGTAATGCCCCTCATCCCGGTATACGCTACTGCTAAGGCCGGGGTCGTCACCTATACGAGGTGTTTTGCGGTAAGCTCTGTCGTGGAACTGACTATTCCTACGGTCGGCGGTTGTATATTAGATTAATTTGTTCCTGATCTCCCTATtgtgttaaatgtatttttgtgttgttaaaCGACCGCTGTTGAGTTAACTCTGACCGTACTGAATGTAGGCATGATTCTACGCTTGGGACACTGCGTATCTGatttatgaataataatttaCTGTATCACTTTACTTTACTATGTTCGCTTTACTCTTTCATCTTTCAGCTGAACCAAGATCTTATAGCTAAGAAGATCCGGTTGGTAAGCGTGTGCCCCACAGTCACGGAAACCAACATGCTGAGAGACAATTATGAAGGCAGATCCTGGGACAATGATGCTTTATTAAACATCGACATGTCTAATGTGATGCAGTAAGGGTTTTCACTGTAGCAGACATAGCTGcattgtttttacctaattccacTTAAGCTATGAAACTAAGCTGTTACTGTTTAAGCACTATAAAGCATTTATATAAACCGTTAGAATAAGTCGctggctgaggtaaattaacaagatgCAGTATTTCAgtggttacgtgtaaccatttgtttCATCCATCATGAGCTGACctccgacgtataagtgaaatattcttgagtacggcgtaaaaacaatcaaatatataaataaataaatatgaaatatatgtttacattcCGTACTTCCATACAGCATATTCTAACCTAAACTAGAATAATTTCAAAAGGTGTACTTTTATAAATGACAACTATATGAATATATGGATCTATACGGGATACAGGCTAATCggaatgtgttgttgttgtttctgttgacaGGACTTCCGAAGTTGCAGTGATATGTCACGAGTTGATCAAAGACGAAACGAACAGTGGAAAGGTAGCTTTGATAGAAAATGTAAATCAGTACAAGTTCGTCTGAAGACAGCATATTCTAACCTCAAACAGAGTAATTTCAAAAGATGTAGTTGTATAAACGACAACTATACGGGTTACAGGCTAATCGGAACGTGCTGTCAAAGGTCATTATACGGATCCGGGACTTTCCCTCTCGGACATTCTTCCCGATGGATAATTCCTCCTATGGGCATTTCCCACCTTGGACATTTCAGTCCATGAACATTTCCCCCTGTGGACATTTCTCTCTATGAACATTTCCTTCTATGGCCATTTCCTCTCAGGACATTCCCCATATGGACATATCCCCTTGGGagatctcccccccccccccccgccaatgGACATTTCCCACTTGAACATTTACCCCTATGGATAATTCCTCCTTCGGATATTTCCCCTTATGGGCATTTCCCCCTAGaacattcccccccccccccggacaATTCCCCCTGtggacatttaaacatttccccTAGAACGCTTTCCCTATGGACATTTCACCTAGGACATTTCCCCCAAGAATATTTACCCCTATGGATA
Encoded proteins:
- the LOC135482036 gene encoding 15-hydroxyprostaglandin dehydrogenase [NAD(+)]-like, whose translation is MLVQGKVALITGGARGIGRAIGEELLRHGAKVCLVDLLSNELSQTENELKKEFGEDRVATSVADVTKEEQFTASFEQTLLKFGKLDILVNNAGILNEKRWEAMLDVNLGGTIRGTLLAMKFMNPEAGGVVVNVASNAAIFPTAGVMPLIPVYATAKAGVVTYTRCFALNQDLIAKKIRLVSVCPTVTETNMLRDNYEGRSWDNDALLNIDMSNVMQTSEVAVICHELIKDETNSGKVALIENVNQYKFV